A genomic window from Bacillus sp. BGMRC 2118 includes:
- a CDS encoding CCA tRNA nucleotidyltransferase → MFLKACNVLEKLEEHGYEAYFVGGSIRDYLLNRTIGDIDIATSALPTEVMNLFEKNVPVGIQHGTVVVLHDGDAYEVTTFRIDDDYIDHRRPNEVKFVRSLHEDLRRRDFTMNAIAMDRKGEIIDLFQGQEAIRKKLIQTVGIADERFKEDALRMMRAVRFESQLSFEVENNTHQAITKHASLLHRISIERITVEFEKLLKGDSCHRAIRTLVSTGLNKYLPYLVDKEEELLNWPNLEYPSLQTRAELWAMVCLLLDIEDSYTFLQPWKLPTKVMKEAEVIVSGTRKVQTNGWNPWSLYEYGEELITSIERVNSLRLGYCVPSRIQNIKNQFDLLPIKGRAELMVNGRDLLTWGKRSPGPWIAERIQEIEKKIVMGELENKQEKIKEWLLQCNRL, encoded by the coding sequence ATGTTCTTGAAAGCTTGTAATGTTCTTGAAAAACTTGAAGAACACGGGTATGAGGCATATTTTGTTGGGGGATCAATTCGTGACTATCTATTAAATCGTACAATTGGTGATATCGATATTGCTACATCAGCATTACCTACTGAAGTAATGAATCTTTTCGAGAAGAATGTACCAGTTGGTATTCAGCATGGTACAGTAGTCGTCCTCCACGACGGTGATGCATACGAAGTAACAACCTTTCGAATAGACGATGACTATATAGACCATAGAAGGCCAAACGAAGTAAAGTTTGTGCGCTCCTTACATGAAGATTTAAGACGTCGAGACTTCACAATGAATGCGATTGCGATGGATCGTAAAGGTGAAATAATTGATTTGTTTCAAGGTCAAGAAGCAATTCGAAAAAAGCTGATTCAAACAGTTGGTATAGCTGATGAACGTTTTAAAGAGGATGCTTTAAGAATGATGCGAGCTGTTCGCTTTGAAAGTCAGCTATCATTTGAAGTGGAGAATAACACACATCAAGCTATTACGAAACATGCTTCATTACTTCATCGTATTTCCATTGAGCGTATAACCGTCGAATTCGAAAAACTACTAAAAGGTGATTCATGTCACAGAGCCATCAGGACCCTTGTGTCAACGGGTTTGAACAAATATTTACCTTACTTGGTTGATAAAGAAGAAGAACTGTTAAATTGGCCAAATCTAGAGTATCCTTCCTTACAAACTAGAGCCGAACTGTGGGCCATGGTTTGCTTATTACTAGATATCGAGGACTCGTATACATTTTTACAGCCTTGGAAGCTTCCTACGAAGGTTATGAAAGAGGCGGAAGTTATCGTTAGTGGTACGAGAAAGGTTCAAACGAATGGGTGGAATCCATGGTCTTTATATGAGTATGGAGAAGAGCTTATCACTTCAATAGAACGTGTTAATAGTTTACGATTAGGCTACTGCGTTCCTAGTCGCATTCAAAACATAAAAAATCAGTTTGACTTGCTACCTATTAAAGGTAGAGCTGAACTTATGGTAAATGGAAGAGATTTACTTACTTGGGGTAAGAGAAGTCCAGGACCATGGATTGCTGAAAGAATACAGGAAATAGAGAAGAAAATAGTAATGGGTGAGCTTGAAAATAAGCAAGAAAAAATAAAGGAGTGGCTTCTTCAGTGCAATCGGCTTTAA
- the bshA gene encoding N-acetyl-alpha-D-glucosaminyl L-malate synthase BshA, which yields MKLKIGITCYPTVGGSGVIATELGKLLAEKGHEIHFISSSLPFRLNKVFCNIYYHEVQVNHYSVFQYPPYDLALASKMAEVIDREELDLLHVHYAVPHAVCAVLASQMAKRDVKIVTTLHGTDITVLGYDPSMNELIRFGIEKSDAVTAVSNQLIEQTYELLEPNKQIVPVYNFIDERVYHKKDTSNLRSSYGIHSDEKVIIHISNFRQVKRVQDVILAFEKIGQHIPSKLLLVGDGPEVTVVNKLVREKSLTDKVLFLGKQDNLEELYSISDLKLLLSEKESFGLVLLEAMACGVPCVGTRVGGIPEVIVDGQTGYLCELGNIDEISDKSIMLLSDSLLHEKMAKNSLKRVKEVFNSSEIVSQYEQIYYDTLGEV from the coding sequence ATGAAACTTAAAATTGGGATCACGTGTTATCCAACGGTTGGGGGATCTGGTGTTATTGCAACAGAGTTGGGTAAATTACTAGCTGAAAAAGGTCATGAGATTCACTTTATTTCTTCTAGTTTACCTTTTAGATTGAATAAAGTTTTTTGCAACATTTATTATCACGAAGTTCAAGTAAATCATTACTCTGTCTTCCAATACCCGCCTTATGATTTAGCCTTAGCAAGTAAGATGGCTGAGGTAATAGATAGAGAGGAACTTGATTTATTGCATGTCCACTACGCGGTTCCACATGCTGTTTGTGCTGTATTAGCCAGCCAAATGGCCAAACGTGATGTGAAGATTGTAACAACATTACACGGTACAGATATTACGGTCTTAGGGTATGATCCATCTATGAATGAATTAATACGGTTTGGAATTGAAAAATCCGATGCAGTGACCGCTGTCTCAAATCAATTGATTGAGCAAACTTACGAATTATTGGAACCTAATAAACAAATTGTTCCGGTATACAATTTTATTGATGAACGAGTTTATCACAAAAAGGATACCAGTAATCTACGATCATCCTACGGTATACACTCAGATGAGAAAGTTATTATACATATTTCTAATTTTAGACAAGTAAAACGAGTGCAGGATGTCATATTAGCGTTTGAGAAGATTGGGCAGCATATCCCGTCCAAACTCTTATTAGTTGGAGATGGTCCAGAAGTAACAGTCGTCAATAAGTTAGTCCGAGAGAAGAGTCTTACTGATAAAGTGTTGTTTCTTGGTAAACAAGATAATCTGGAAGAATTGTATTCAATTAGTGATTTAAAACTGTTACTTTCTGAGAAGGAAAGCTTTGGACTGGTTCTTTTAGAGGCGATGGCTTGTGGGGTACCTTGTGTCGGCACCCGGGTAGGTGGAATTCCAGAAGTAATTGTTGATGGTCAGACGGGATATTTATGTGAATTAGGGAATATAGATGAAATTTCAGATAAATCTATTATGTTGCTATCAGATTCTTTATTACACGAGAAAATGGCCAAGAATTCTTTAAAGAGAGTTAAGGAAGTATTTAACTCATCAGAAATTGTAAGTCAATATGAACAAATTTACTATGATACCCTAGGGGAAGTGTAA
- the bshB1 gene encoding bacillithiol biosynthesis deacetylase BshB1, with amino-acid sequence MIGSQKTNNHLDILAFGAHADDVEIGMAGTIAKYTKMGLEIGICDLTEAELSSNGTVSVRREEAKAAADILGVSIRENLQFPDRGLFLQQEYIRKVAYVIRKYKPTYIFTPYEIDRHPDHGNCTSLVEEAVFSAGIKNFEVEEQLPAHKVSNVFYYFINGFHKSTFMIDISDTITEKIQSLEAYKSQFTKTETSVNTPLVNGYVELVRNRERLFGSEVGVEFAEGFMSKKPILLGEGLLGEKR; translated from the coding sequence ATGATAGGAAGTCAGAAAACGAACAATCATCTTGATATTCTAGCCTTCGGTGCACATGCTGATGATGTGGAAATAGGAATGGCAGGTACCATTGCCAAATATACGAAAATGGGACTAGAAATTGGTATTTGTGATTTAACAGAAGCTGAACTATCTTCTAACGGCACTGTTTCAGTTAGACGTGAAGAAGCAAAAGCTGCAGCAGATATATTAGGTGTTTCCATTCGAGAAAATCTACAATTTCCTGATCGTGGATTATTCTTGCAGCAAGAGTATATAAGAAAAGTTGCTTATGTCATAAGGAAATATAAACCTACATATATATTTACACCATATGAAATTGACCGGCACCCTGATCATGGAAACTGTACTAGTTTAGTGGAGGAAGCTGTTTTTTCTGCCGGCATTAAAAATTTTGAAGTAGAAGAGCAATTACCTGCACACAAGGTTTCAAACGTGTTTTACTATTTTATTAATGGTTTTCACAAATCTACCTTTATGATTGATATTAGCGATACCATAACAGAGAAGATACAATCGCTTGAGGCATATAAAAGCCAATTTACTAAAACAGAAACAAGTGTAAATACGCCTCTAGTAAATGGATATGTTGAATTAGTTAGAAACCGTGAGAGATTATTTGGAAGTGAAGTAGGAGTAGAATTTGCTGAAGGCTTTATGAGTAAAAAACCAATCCTACTAGGAGAGGGTTTGTTAGGGGAGAAACGATGA
- the mgsA gene encoding methylglyoxal synthase — MKIALIAHDNKKNDLVQFAIAYQGVFEEHELYATGTTGLRIMEATGLHITRFQSGPLGGDQEIGSLIAKNEMDAVFFFRDPLTAQPHEPDITALVRLCDVYNIPLATNMGTAEILIHGLERGDFKWRNIIHDRKSENEQSS, encoded by the coding sequence ATGAAAATTGCTCTAATTGCACATGACAATAAAAAAAATGATCTCGTTCAGTTTGCAATTGCCTATCAGGGAGTTTTTGAGGAGCATGAATTATATGCTACAGGTACAACAGGCTTGAGAATCATGGAGGCAACTGGTTTACATATTACCCGTTTCCAATCAGGTCCTCTTGGCGGAGACCAAGAGATTGGATCATTGATTGCAAAGAATGAAATGGATGCTGTCTTCTTTTTTAGAGATCCATTAACTGCTCAGCCTCATGAGCCTGATATTACTGCATTAGTTAGGCTTTGTGATGTCTATAACATCCCACTGGCAACCAACATGGGAACTGCAGAGATTCTTATACATGGACTGGAACGTGGGGACTTTAAGTGGAGGAATATTATTCATGATAGGAAGTCAGAAAACGAACAATCATCTTGA
- a CDS encoding 4-hydroxy-tetrahydrodipicolinate reductase, with the protein MKIKIALAGPRGRMGKEALLLIHNTPHFELVGAIDRVNGGKMISEVEGLPNINATIYTNFEECMQTEKPDVLVDLTTPEIGRRHTKLALEYGVRPVVGTTGFTTEDLEELQQLAQDKGIGAIIAPNFAIGAVLMMKFSQMAAKYFQDVEIIELHHDQKLDAPSGTGIKTAEMIAAVREPKKQGHPEEVEHIKGARGADFEGIRLHSVRLPGLVAHQEVLFGGDGQALTIRHDSYNRASFMSGVKLAVETVMKIDLLVYGLENIME; encoded by the coding sequence ATGAAAATTAAAATAGCACTTGCTGGCCCTAGAGGAAGAATGGGAAAAGAAGCACTTCTGCTTATACATAACACACCTCACTTTGAATTAGTAGGTGCAATTGACCGGGTAAACGGTGGTAAAATGATATCAGAAGTCGAAGGATTACCAAATATCAACGCAACAATTTATACTAATTTTGAAGAATGCATGCAAACAGAAAAGCCGGATGTCCTTGTAGATTTAACTACACCGGAAATTGGTAGAAGACATACGAAATTAGCGTTAGAGTATGGGGTAAGACCTGTTGTGGGGACCACTGGATTTACAACTGAAGATCTTGAAGAGCTACAGCAATTAGCTCAGGATAAAGGAATTGGGGCTATTATAGCACCCAACTTTGCAATTGGTGCAGTGTTAATGATGAAATTCTCTCAAATGGCTGCAAAGTACTTTCAAGATGTTGAAATTATCGAACTTCATCATGACCAAAAACTCGATGCCCCTAGTGGAACTGGAATTAAGACAGCAGAGATGATTGCTGCAGTAAGAGAGCCTAAGAAGCAAGGTCATCCAGAAGAAGTGGAGCACATTAAAGGGGCCAGAGGTGCGGACTTTGAAGGTATTCGTCTACATAGTGTACGTTTGCCAGGCCTTGTTGCTCACCAAGAGGTTTTATTTGGGGGAGACGGACAAGCACTTACCATTAGACATGATTCATATAATCGTGCTTCCTTTATGTCCGGTGTCAAGCTTGCTGTAGAAACCGTAATGAAAATAGATTTATTAGTTTATGGATTAGAAAATATAATGGAATAG
- a CDS encoding nucleotide pyrophosphohydrolase, with translation MPKSLQEIQKEVDEYIGQFKEGYFSPLAMLARLTEELGELAREVNHYYGEKPKKSSEETKSMEQEIGDMLFVLTCLANSLHIDLEESHNLVMDKFKTRDKDRWTKIDE, from the coding sequence ATGCCTAAATCATTGCAAGAAATTCAAAAAGAAGTAGATGAATATATTGGACAATTTAAAGAAGGGTACTTTAGTCCATTGGCAATGCTAGCACGATTAACAGAAGAGCTTGGTGAGTTGGCTCGTGAAGTAAATCATTATTATGGAGAAAAGCCGAAGAAATCTTCTGAAGAAACTAAATCTATGGAACAAGAAATTGGTGATATGTTATTTGTATTAACGTGTTTAGCAAATTCTTTACATATTGATTTAGAAGAATCGCACAACCTTGTTATGGATAAATTTAAAACACGTGATAAGGACCGTTGGACAAAAATAGACGAGTGA
- a CDS encoding YitT family protein, giving the protein MLANIRIINIFFILLGAAIFSFGLVNFNMQFHLAEGGFTGITLLLFFLFKLDPALTNLLLNIPLFFIGWKILGRVSFIYTMIGTFSVSGFLWIFQRFPIELDLQNDLLLVALFAGLCIGVGLGIIFRYGGTTGGVDIIARLTHKYLGWSMGKTMFLFDVFVITLSVVTYLSLQKGMYTLVAVFVGAKLIDFMQEGAYSGKGAMIISEKNGEIADKILIEMERGVTILKGMGSYSKLDKEVLYCVVGRNEIVKLKNIVTVVDPHAFVSVLDVHDVMGEGFTLDENKKPLQ; this is encoded by the coding sequence TTGCTTGCGAATATACGAATTATAAATATCTTTTTCATCCTTTTAGGAGCTGCTATTTTTTCTTTTGGTCTCGTTAACTTTAATATGCAATTCCACCTTGCAGAGGGTGGTTTTACCGGAATTACATTATTACTTTTTTTCTTGTTTAAATTAGATCCTGCTCTTACCAACTTATTGTTAAACATTCCGTTATTTTTTATAGGATGGAAAATACTCGGTCGTGTTTCATTTATCTACACAATGATTGGTACATTTAGTGTTTCCGGATTTTTATGGATATTTCAACGGTTTCCGATCGAGCTTGACCTCCAAAATGATCTACTATTAGTAGCGTTATTTGCAGGGCTATGTATCGGTGTTGGCCTAGGTATTATATTCCGTTATGGTGGCACTACAGGTGGAGTTGATATTATTGCGCGCTTAACGCATAAATACCTCGGCTGGAGTATGGGAAAAACAATGTTTTTATTTGATGTATTTGTTATTACATTATCTGTCGTTACATACCTATCCTTACAAAAAGGAATGTATACATTAGTTGCTGTATTTGTTGGGGCAAAGCTCATCGACTTTATGCAAGAAGGAGCCTACTCCGGAAAAGGAGCAATGATCATCTCAGAAAAGAATGGTGAAATTGCTGATAAGATTCTAATAGAGATGGAACGTGGGGTTACCATACTTAAAGGCATGGGCTCATACTCAAAATTGGACAAAGAAGTATTATATTGCGTAGTTGGGCGTAATGAAATCGTGAAGTTGAAAAATATTGTAACTGTTGTTGACCCGCACGCATTTGTTTCAGTATTAGACGTACATGACGTTATGGGTGAAGGATTTACACTGGATGAAAATAAGAAGCCGTTGCAATAA
- a CDS encoding Zn-dependent protease, with protein MFLIYFVLIIAIPLIAQMKVKSAYKKYSQVATSSGMTGAQVARKILDDNGLYHVGVEETRGVLTDHYDPRSKTVRLSTNNYFGNSIAGAAVAAHEVGHAIQDQQDYAFLRFRHALVPVANIGSNFSWILILIGFFASMSGLVLLGIAFMSAAVLFQIVTLPVEFDASNRAMNEIVSAGIIRNDEERETRKVLNAAALTYVAAALVAVLELVRLVLIYTGMTSED; from the coding sequence ATGTTCCTAATTTATTTTGTTCTTATTATTGCAATTCCTTTAATCGCACAAATGAAAGTGAAAAGCGCCTATAAGAAATACTCTCAAGTTGCGACTTCATCTGGTATGACAGGTGCTCAAGTTGCCCGTAAAATACTTGATGATAACGGATTATACCATGTAGGTGTTGAAGAAACTCGAGGAGTTTTAACTGACCACTACGACCCACGCTCTAAGACAGTAAGGTTATCAACAAACAACTACTTCGGTAATTCAATTGCAGGGGCTGCGGTAGCTGCTCACGAAGTTGGGCACGCAATTCAAGATCAGCAAGATTATGCGTTCTTGCGCTTTAGGCACGCATTAGTTCCTGTAGCAAACATTGGCTCAAATTTTTCGTGGATTCTGATATTAATCGGATTTTTTGCAAGTATGAGCGGTTTGGTTCTTTTAGGTATCGCGTTTATGTCAGCGGCTGTATTGTTCCAAATTGTAACTCTGCCAGTTGAATTTGATGCTTCAAACCGTGCTATGAATGAGATTGTATCAGCTGGTATTATTCGAAACGATGAAGAACGTGAAACGAGAAAAGTATTAAACGCTGCTGCCTTAACATATGTAGCTGCTGCGTTAGTTGCTGTTCTAGAATTAGTAAGATTAGTTCTTATTTATACTGGTATGACAAGCGAAGACTAA
- the ypjB gene encoding sporulation protein YpjB, which translates to MSRFKWIIIVTIVLLSFIPIIGYADHTSKHTDSWKKLDSISDQALQLVKHQKYEEAKKLLTYFSDKFSNEIIQEKSFSMDEIRLLTTTYEDANVALTSSSASHEERVQAVTKFRLVVDAVNSEYQPLWAEMEYSVMTTFQSMKESVMSKDNESFQIRLNQFITKYEVIHPSILLDLEVAQAEKIDSFVTFLDEYRDEFLQHDSRIQHMETMEEELLKMFKQMKEDDADPSLIWVMISTGSIIILTLSYVGWRKYKGDKEKQAARRRLND; encoded by the coding sequence ATGAGTAGATTTAAATGGATCATTATCGTAACAATTGTTCTATTAAGTTTTATCCCAATAATTGGGTATGCAGATCATACTTCAAAACATACAGATAGCTGGAAAAAACTAGATAGTATCTCGGATCAGGCTCTGCAACTAGTGAAACATCAAAAGTATGAAGAAGCAAAAAAACTTCTTACATATTTCTCTGATAAATTTTCCAATGAAATTATACAAGAAAAGTCATTTTCAATGGACGAAATAAGGTTACTTACAACTACATATGAAGATGCTAATGTAGCTTTAACCTCTTCATCAGCATCTCATGAGGAGCGAGTACAAGCTGTAACAAAATTCCGTTTAGTTGTTGATGCTGTGAATTCTGAATATCAGCCATTATGGGCGGAAATGGAGTATTCCGTCATGACAACTTTTCAATCGATGAAAGAGTCGGTTATGAGTAAAGATAATGAATCGTTCCAAATACGGTTAAATCAGTTCATAACAAAATATGAGGTGATTCACCCAAGTATATTGTTAGATCTGGAAGTAGCTCAAGCAGAAAAAATTGATAGTTTCGTGACGTTTCTCGATGAGTATCGTGATGAGTTTTTACAGCACGATTCACGTATACAACATATGGAGACAATGGAAGAAGAGCTTTTGAAAATGTTTAAACAGATGAAGGAAGATGATGCAGACCCATCACTTATTTGGGTAATGATATCTACAGGAAGTATTATTATTCTTACATTATCTTACGTTGGCTGGAGAAAGTATAAAGGTGACAAGGAAAAGCAAGCAGCCAGACGAAGGCTAAATGATTGA
- a CDS encoding DUF1405 domain-containing protein, with product MSKLLYRGGSQILLRIFQHLLTRKSMLWVLLLVNVAGTVYGYDWYGWQLADTPSIFLIFVPDSPTASLFFVFVLIAFLLRTNWPLLEALAIVTLFKYGVWAIVMNIMVLSVHGSLSWQGYMLIVSHGAMAVQGLLFAPYYRIKGWHLIVAAFWTLHNDIIDYVFFMYPRYSLDEYIPYIGYFTFWLSIVSIFLTYWLCIRKNRTQLSL from the coding sequence ATGTCTAAACTTCTTTATCGTGGAGGGAGTCAGATTTTGCTAAGAATATTTCAACACTTACTTACTAGAAAATCAATGTTATGGGTTTTGCTGCTTGTGAATGTTGCTGGTACAGTTTATGGGTATGATTGGTATGGGTGGCAGTTAGCTGATACGCCTTCAATCTTTTTAATATTTGTACCTGACAGTCCTACAGCTAGCCTGTTTTTCGTTTTTGTATTAATCGCATTTCTATTAAGAACGAATTGGCCACTCCTAGAAGCTCTGGCTATTGTTACCTTATTTAAATATGGAGTTTGGGCCATTGTCATGAATATAATGGTGTTATCTGTTCACGGATCTCTCTCATGGCAAGGATACATGCTCATAGTTTCTCATGGAGCAATGGCTGTGCAGGGTCTATTATTTGCGCCTTACTATCGAATAAAAGGGTGGCATCTCATTGTCGCTGCTTTTTGGACTTTACATAATGATATTATCGATTACGTTTTCTTTATGTATCCTAGGTATAGCTTGGATGAATATATACCGTACATCGGATATTTTACATTCTGGTTAAGTATAGTTTCCATCTTCTTAACATATTGGTTATGTATTCGAAAAAATAGAACACAATTAAGTTTGTAA
- a CDS encoding cytochrome C oxidase Cbb3 has translation MHRGKGMKFVGDSRVPAERKPNIPKDYSEYPGKTEAFWPNFLLKEWLVGSVFLIAFLCLTVAHHSPLERVADPTDTAYIPLPDWYFLFLYQLLKYEFAAGPYTVIGAMVMPGLAFGALLLAPFLDRGPERRPAKRPIAVGMMLLGVAATIFLTWESVVTHDWEAAAQQGKIVEEVPIDVEAEGYKIMEANTCLSCHGAQLTGGNGPSLIDIGMTPEEIADIAVNGQGDMPAGIFKGTDEELQKLAEFVANIGNEDAAEGTEE, from the coding sequence ATGCATCGTGGAAAAGGTATGAAATTTGTTGGTGATTCGCGTGTTCCTGCTGAACGTAAGCCGAATATACCAAAAGATTACTCAGAGTATCCAGGGAAAACTGAGGCATTCTGGCCAAACTTCTTATTAAAGGAGTGGCTTGTAGGTTCTGTATTCTTAATTGCTTTCTTATGTTTAACAGTTGCACACCATTCACCATTAGAACGTGTAGCTGATCCAACAGACACAGCATACATTCCATTACCGGACTGGTATTTCTTATTCTTATATCAATTACTAAAGTATGAGTTTGCTGCTGGTCCTTACACTGTAATTGGTGCTATGGTTATGCCAGGTTTAGCATTCGGAGCTCTATTATTAGCACCATTTTTGGATCGCGGACCAGAGCGTCGCCCTGCAAAGCGTCCAATTGCTGTAGGTATGATGCTATTAGGTGTTGCGGCTACAATTTTCTTAACGTGGGAATCTGTTGTTACTCATGACTGGGAAGCAGCTGCACAGCAAGGTAAAATTGTAGAAGAAGTTCCAATTGATGTGGAAGCTGAAGGATATAAAATCATGGAAGCTAATACATGTCTTTCTTGTCATGGTGCTCAATTAACTGGAGGGAATGGACCAAGCTTAATTGATATTGGTATGACTCCAGAAGAAATTGCAGATATCGCTGTGAATGGTCAAGGAGATATGCCTGCTGGAATCTTCAAAGGTACTGATGAAGAATTACAAAAGCTAGCTGAATTCGTTGCAAACATTGGTAACGAAGATGCTGCAGAAGGCACTGAAGAATAA
- the qcrB gene encoding menaquinol-cytochrome c reductase cytochrome b subunit, with protein MLNKIYDWVDERLDITPLWRDIADHEVPEHVNPAHHFSAFVYCFGGLTFFVTVIQILSGMFLTMYYVPDIKNAWESVYYLQNEVAFGVIVRGMHHWGASLVIVMMFLHTLRVFFQGAYKKPRELNWIVGVLIFFVMLGLGFTGYLLPWDMKALFATKVGLQIAEAVPFIGTGIKTLLAGHPEIVGAQTLTRFFAIHVFFLPAALFGLMAAHFMMIRKQGISGPL; from the coding sequence ATGTTAAACAAAATTTATGATTGGGTAGATGAACGTTTAGATATTACGCCGTTGTGGCGTGATATTGCGGACCATGAAGTTCCGGAACACGTTAACCCTGCACACCATTTCTCTGCCTTTGTATACTGTTTTGGAGGATTAACATTCTTTGTAACAGTAATTCAAATTTTATCTGGAATGTTCTTAACGATGTATTATGTTCCAGATATCAAAAATGCTTGGGAATCAGTTTATTATTTGCAAAATGAAGTAGCGTTTGGTGTTATTGTTCGTGGAATGCATCACTGGGGAGCAAGTTTGGTCATTGTTATGATGTTCTTACATACGCTTCGTGTGTTTTTCCAAGGAGCATATAAGAAGCCACGTGAATTAAACTGGATTGTTGGAGTTCTAATCTTTTTCGTAATGTTAGGACTTGGCTTTACTGGTTACCTATTACCATGGGATATGAAGGCGTTATTCGCAACAAAAGTTGGTCTTCAAATCGCAGAAGCGGTACCATTTATCGGTACGGGAATTAAAACATTATTAGCGGGTCACCCTGAAATCGTTGGTGCACAAACGTTAACACGTTTCTTTGCTATCCATGTATTCTTCTTACCTGCTGCATTATTTGGTTTAATGGCAGCTCACTTTATGATGATTCGTAAGCAAGGTATTTCTGGACCGTTGTAA
- a CDS encoding ubiquinol-cytochrome c reductase iron-sulfur subunit codes for MSEKKHRVSRRQFLNYTLTGVGGFMAAGMLMPMVRFALDPVLRPQAETDLVAVADVADITAEPKRFDFKIDQVDAWYKSEEPKSAWVYKEGEKIIALSPVCKHLGCTVNWNSDPANPNQFFCPCHYGRYEKDGMNVPGTPPLAPLDVFVSEVKDGKLYLGKAKPRGEA; via the coding sequence ATGAGTGAGAAAAAACATCGGGTTTCAAGACGTCAATTCTTAAACTATACCCTTACTGGTGTTGGTGGATTTATGGCGGCAGGAATGCTTATGCCAATGGTTCGATTTGCGTTGGATCCTGTTTTACGTCCGCAAGCTGAAACAGATTTAGTTGCTGTTGCAGATGTAGCTGACATTACTGCAGAACCAAAGAGATTTGACTTTAAGATTGACCAAGTTGATGCTTGGTACAAATCTGAAGAACCGAAATCTGCTTGGGTGTATAAAGAGGGCGAAAAGATTATTGCTCTTTCACCTGTATGTAAACATTTAGGTTGTACAGTTAACTGGAATTCAGATCCAGCAAATCCAAACCAGTTTTTCTGTCCATGTCACTATGGTAGATATGAAAAGGATGGAATGAACGTTCCTGGAACTCCACCTCTAGCTCCACTAGATGTGTTTGTTTCAGAAGTGAAAGACGGTAAACTATACTTAGGTAAAGCTAAGCCAAGAGGGGAGGCGTAA
- a CDS encoding DUF2487 family protein has product MKWMTTDIDLYIQSKQYVDTAIIPLIPVDFSAEMKNKVLEGEFITILSNEIERQFKGRMFLFPPITYLSEDEDVSNELGRLKDWKRLATAKGFKHVIFLTSDAVWQRYEQELESSLIWLSPIPLEHVDGNLKQQIMTDQVQVLVPLLFKAWRN; this is encoded by the coding sequence ATGAAGTGGATGACGACAGATATTGACCTATACATCCAGTCTAAACAATATGTTGATACAGCGATTATCCCTCTTATTCCAGTTGATTTTTCCGCAGAAATGAAAAATAAAGTGCTTGAGGGTGAGTTCATTACAATATTAAGTAATGAAATTGAACGACAATTTAAAGGACGAATGTTCCTATTCCCGCCTATTACATATTTAAGTGAAGATGAAGATGTATCGAATGAACTCGGAAGATTAAAAGATTGGAAGAGGCTTGCGACTGCGAAGGGTTTTAAGCATGTTATTTTCCTAACTAGCGATGCAGTTTGGCAAAGATATGAACAGGAACTAGAATCCTCATTAATATGGCTTTCTCCTATTCCATTGGAGCATGTGGATGGTAATCTTAAGCAACAAATTATGACTGACCAGGTACAGGTATTAGTGCCATTATTGTTTAAAGCTTGGAGAAATTAG